The following are from one region of the Acidimicrobiia bacterium genome:
- a CDS encoding magnesium transporter: MLRRLRIVRRFLALVRADPAGFRAGFVAHLLSTATGLAAGVTLGSITGTLEQLPGLLVLVPAAVGLRGNVYGALGSRLGTAVATGTFRLSARRDTEVGQNLWAAASLSFGASLLLALVAKGVAESFGVRNAMSIGDFVVVSVVGALIPTVVVMAITVGVAALSVRREYDLDNVAAPVVTAAADMITLPSLFLAALLVIDAPRWLVAALAIASAAATLTALVGCLRSHLPVLRRIARESLPFLIAAGALSTFAGVTIQSRFDSLSEEPALLIVIPPLLSLSGSLAGILSARVATKLHLGLVSPDRFSPRPVVEDITLVYVIAIPIFLVLGIAADVIAAVAGIASPGVFEMLALMMLAGIVATALSCVVAYFGALLTYRLGWDPDNNGIPMVSSASDFLGAASLMVSLAILGLS, encoded by the coding sequence ATGCTGCGCCGCCTCCGCATCGTGCGGCGGTTCCTCGCGCTCGTCCGCGCGGACCCAGCCGGCTTCCGTGCTGGCTTCGTCGCGCACCTGCTCAGCACGGCAACCGGCCTCGCTGCCGGCGTAACGCTCGGCTCGATCACCGGCACCCTCGAACAGCTCCCCGGTCTCCTCGTTCTCGTTCCGGCAGCGGTCGGCCTGCGCGGCAACGTGTATGGCGCGCTCGGAAGTCGCCTGGGCACCGCGGTCGCGACGGGAACGTTCCGACTCTCCGCCCGGCGTGACACCGAAGTCGGGCAGAACCTGTGGGCGGCCGCCTCATTGTCCTTCGGTGCCTCGCTCCTGCTCGCGCTCGTGGCCAAGGGAGTGGCCGAGTCGTTCGGTGTGCGCAACGCCATGTCAATCGGCGACTTCGTGGTCGTGTCGGTGGTGGGCGCGCTCATCCCGACCGTGGTGGTGATGGCGATCACCGTGGGCGTCGCAGCACTGAGCGTGCGTCGTGAATACGACCTCGACAACGTCGCCGCGCCGGTCGTTACCGCGGCAGCCGACATGATCACGCTGCCCAGCCTGTTCCTGGCCGCCTTGCTGGTCATTGACGCGCCGCGCTGGCTCGTCGCCGCGCTGGCGATCGCTTCGGCGGCCGCGACCCTGACCGCGCTCGTTGGCTGTTTGCGGAGCCATCTGCCGGTCCTGCGCCGTATCGCACGCGAGTCGCTCCCGTTCCTGATCGCCGCGGGGGCCCTCAGCACGTTCGCTGGGGTCACCATCCAGTCGCGGTTCGATTCGCTCTCCGAGGAGCCCGCTCTCTTGATCGTGATCCCGCCGTTGCTCTCGTTGTCCGGCTCGCTAGCTGGCATCCTCTCGGCGCGCGTGGCCACCAAGCTCCACCTCGGTCTCGTCAGCCCCGACCGCTTCAGTCCTCGACCGGTCGTGGAGGACATCACGCTGGTCTACGTGATCGCGATCCCGATCTTTCTCGTGCTCGGGATCGCTGCCGACGTGATCGCAGCCGTGGCCGGGATCGCGAGCCCTGGCGTCTTCGAGATGCTCGCGCTCATGATGCTCGCTGGGATCGTTGCGACCGCGCTGTCGTGCGTCGTGGCGTACTTCGGGGCATTGCTGACCTACCGACTGGGCTGGGACCCCGACAACAACGGCATCCCCATGGTGTCGTCGGCTTCCGACTTCCTCGGAGCGGCTTCACTCATGGTGTCTCTCGCAATACTGGGGCTGTCGTGA
- a CDS encoding TrkA C-terminal domain-containing protein, which yields MDDKPPRNLKAMLAEAKDSSELMVDLAYAALFFGDEHMAAEVHELEERLSGLVHEMREICILAARSPHDAEQMSSVLHVVAAIERMANGAEDIARIVTHRLGIPAALVADLAAAEEVSHRVRVRADSALAGRSLADVELPVEVGMRVVAIRRGKEWIIDPDGDEVLVPDDVLILRGPPAGIGELRELAGAPEWRPPQVEEDPAITDLDRAVDVLVEMKNVSEVAIGLAYSALLFNDQSLAAEVNSLGDRLDEMRERLEVWVLRSAANEVDPSPLRGLLHLGGAAEELGDAAQQMVWLIEEGEEMHPVLKIALGDSDEVIAWVPVASGSALEGKTLAEARLEVETGFYLLAIRRAGRYVYRPRGHVRFEAGDELIASGPDEGQAVLAERCGYRILEDDDTGEIELVPAGSAKAE from the coding sequence ATGGACGACAAACCTCCACGGAATCTCAAGGCCATGCTCGCGGAGGCGAAGGATTCCTCCGAGCTCATGGTCGACTTGGCATACGCGGCGCTCTTCTTCGGCGACGAGCACATGGCTGCCGAAGTGCACGAGCTCGAGGAGCGCCTGAGCGGCCTCGTGCACGAAATGCGCGAGATCTGCATCCTCGCGGCGCGTTCCCCACACGACGCCGAGCAGATGTCGAGCGTCCTGCACGTGGTCGCCGCGATTGAGCGAATGGCCAACGGCGCGGAGGACATCGCGCGCATCGTCACGCACCGGTTGGGCATCCCGGCCGCGCTCGTCGCCGACCTTGCCGCGGCCGAAGAGGTCTCGCACCGCGTGCGCGTCCGTGCCGACTCCGCGCTCGCCGGACGCTCGCTCGCCGATGTCGAGCTGCCGGTGGAGGTCGGGATGCGCGTCGTCGCGATCCGACGCGGCAAGGAGTGGATCATCGACCCCGACGGCGACGAGGTGCTCGTGCCCGATGACGTGTTGATCCTGCGCGGCCCGCCCGCGGGGATCGGTGAGCTCCGAGAGCTCGCGGGCGCGCCCGAGTGGCGCCCGCCTCAGGTCGAAGAGGATCCTGCCATCACCGACCTCGATCGGGCCGTCGATGTGCTGGTCGAGATGAAGAACGTGTCCGAGGTGGCGATCGGCCTCGCCTACTCGGCCCTGCTGTTCAACGATCAGAGCCTGGCCGCGGAGGTGAACTCCCTCGGGGACCGGCTCGACGAGATGCGGGAACGGCTCGAGGTCTGGGTCCTACGCAGCGCGGCCAACGAGGTCGACCCGTCGCCGCTGCGCGGCTTGCTGCACCTGGGTGGCGCGGCCGAGGAGTTGGGCGACGCGGCACAGCAGATGGTCTGGCTGATCGAAGAGGGTGAGGAGATGCACCCCGTGCTCAAGATCGCGCTCGGCGACAGCGACGAGGTGATCGCGTGGGTGCCCGTGGCGTCGGGGTCCGCGCTCGAGGGCAAGACCCTCGCCGAAGCCCGGCTCGAGGTGGAGACCGGCTTCTATCTTCTCGCGATCCGGCGCGCAGGCCGATACGTGTACCGGCCGCGCGGTCACGTCCGATTCGAAGCCGGTGACGAGCTCATCGCCAGCGGACCTGACGAGGGCCAAGCCGTCCTGGCCGAGCGGTGTGGCTACCGGATCCTCGAGGATGACGACACCGGTGAGATCGAGCTGGTTCCCGCCGGCAGCGCGAAGGCTGAGTAA
- a CDS encoding HAD-IC family P-type ATPase, which translates to MAEPAHQTPDTGLTDVEVRDRIDRGLTNETSERTSRTYSEIVRANVLTRFNAILGVMLVVILSVGEIQDATFGLILVANSLIGIIQEVRAKHQLDALAVTVAPRLHVLRDGTTTELPVESIVLDDLCELRTGDQVPVDGIVRSVAGLEIDESLLTGESDAVAKDPQEEVLSGSFVVAGSGRFQATHVGGDAYARRLASEARRFTLVKSELVYGINTLLRYIQYALFPVTALLLWRQLETREVDGALTSVVAGVVGMVPEGLVLLTSLAFGIATVTLARRNVLVQELPAVEVLARVDVVCLDKTGTLTEGDVVFDRLEPVGSDLGEAEQALGALAADENRNATLGAIAQAFGDPGWTRVSVVAFSSARKWSSATFADHGTWVFGAPEMVLATSGSEHPARQRSDELAAAGNRVLVLARCGSPIAGEVLPDDLEPAALVLLAEHVRPDAAETLAYFADQGVSLKVISGDNPRTVASVARAVGLSGAEDVIDGRDLPDDQDELADVLEGHSVFGRVTPQQKRAMVGALQSRGHVVAMTGDGVNDALALKDADIGVAMGSGAAATRAVAQLVLLDSRFATMPGVVAEGRRVIANIERSANLFVTKTIYAVLLALAVVATGWRYPFLPRHLTIVSTFTIGIPGFFLALAPNKRRYIPGFLERVVRFCVPAGVVAGTASLVTYAIARYEENLTLRESRTTTTLVLVAVGLWVLVILARPFTLWKAMLVGTMVGAVVLILVIEPARDFYALELPDWRIVGEAGLVAGAAILVLEVGWRASRIIGWRRDPVPDD; encoded by the coding sequence GTGGCTGAACCGGCGCACCAGACTCCCGACACCGGTCTGACTGATGTCGAGGTGCGTGACCGGATCGATCGTGGGCTGACCAACGAGACGAGCGAGCGCACGAGCCGGACCTACAGCGAGATCGTCCGCGCCAACGTCCTCACCCGCTTCAACGCCATCCTCGGCGTGATGCTCGTGGTGATCCTGAGCGTCGGCGAGATACAGGACGCCACGTTCGGCCTGATCCTTGTCGCCAACTCACTGATCGGGATCATCCAAGAGGTCCGTGCCAAGCACCAGCTCGATGCGCTCGCGGTCACGGTCGCGCCCCGACTGCACGTGTTGAGGGACGGAACGACCACCGAGCTGCCGGTGGAGTCGATCGTCCTCGATGACCTCTGCGAGCTGCGCACCGGCGACCAGGTTCCGGTCGACGGGATCGTGCGGTCGGTTGCCGGGTTGGAGATCGACGAATCGTTGCTCACGGGTGAGTCCGACGCGGTCGCCAAGGATCCGCAGGAGGAAGTGTTGTCCGGCTCCTTCGTCGTGGCCGGGTCGGGACGCTTCCAAGCGACACACGTGGGTGGCGACGCCTATGCCCGCCGGCTCGCCTCCGAAGCGCGCCGGTTCACGCTCGTGAAGTCGGAGCTGGTGTACGGGATCAACACCTTGCTGCGATACATCCAATACGCGCTCTTCCCGGTGACGGCGCTCCTCCTCTGGCGTCAGCTCGAGACCCGCGAGGTCGACGGTGCGCTCACGAGCGTCGTCGCTGGCGTGGTCGGAATGGTCCCCGAAGGGCTCGTGCTGCTCACGAGCCTCGCCTTCGGGATCGCGACCGTGACGCTGGCGCGTCGCAACGTTCTCGTGCAGGAGCTCCCAGCGGTCGAGGTGCTCGCGCGCGTAGATGTGGTGTGCCTCGACAAGACCGGCACCCTGACCGAGGGCGATGTGGTGTTCGACCGTCTTGAACCCGTTGGCTCCGACCTCGGTGAAGCCGAGCAGGCGCTGGGTGCGCTCGCGGCCGATGAGAACCGCAACGCGACACTGGGCGCGATCGCGCAGGCATTTGGCGACCCCGGCTGGACGCGAGTGTCGGTCGTCGCCTTCTCGTCGGCCCGGAAGTGGAGCTCGGCGACGTTCGCTGACCACGGCACGTGGGTCTTCGGAGCGCCCGAGATGGTCCTGGCCACGTCGGGTTCGGAGCACCCCGCTCGGCAGCGGTCCGATGAGCTGGCTGCCGCGGGCAACCGCGTGCTCGTCCTGGCGCGTTGCGGCAGCCCGATCGCCGGGGAGGTTCTGCCCGACGACCTCGAACCGGCGGCGCTCGTCCTGCTGGCCGAGCACGTGCGCCCCGATGCAGCCGAGACGCTGGCGTACTTCGCCGACCAAGGGGTGAGCTTGAAGGTGATCTCCGGCGACAACCCGCGCACCGTCGCCTCGGTCGCGCGCGCGGTCGGGTTGTCCGGTGCGGAGGACGTGATCGACGGACGCGACTTACCCGACGACCAAGACGAGCTTGCCGACGTTCTCGAGGGGCACTCCGTGTTCGGTCGGGTGACACCGCAGCAGAAGCGGGCGATGGTCGGTGCGCTCCAGTCGAGGGGCCACGTCGTGGCGATGACCGGCGACGGCGTGAACGATGCATTGGCGCTCAAGGACGCCGACATCGGTGTGGCCATGGGTTCGGGCGCCGCCGCGACGCGCGCCGTTGCCCAGCTCGTCCTGCTCGACAGTCGGTTCGCAACGATGCCTGGCGTCGTTGCCGAGGGTCGACGCGTGATCGCCAACATCGAACGCTCGGCCAACCTGTTCGTGACCAAGACGATCTATGCCGTGCTCCTCGCGCTCGCGGTGGTTGCCACCGGATGGCGATATCCGTTCCTGCCCCGCCACCTCACGATCGTGAGCACGTTCACGATCGGAATCCCCGGCTTCTTCCTCGCGCTCGCGCCCAACAAGCGGCGCTACATCCCCGGCTTCCTCGAGCGGGTGGTGCGGTTCTGTGTGCCCGCCGGTGTCGTTGCCGGAACCGCGTCGCTCGTCACCTATGCAATCGCCCGATACGAAGAGAACCTCACCTTGCGAGAGTCCCGCACGACCACGACGCTCGTGCTGGTCGCCGTCGGGCTCTGGGTACTCGTGATCTTGGCGCGCCCGTTCACTCTTTGGAAGGCGATGCTGGTCGGGACGATGGTGGGCGCGGTCGTGCTCATCCTCGTCATCGAGCCCGCGCGCGACTTCTACGCGCTCGAGCTCCCTGATTGGCGGATCGTCGGTGAGGCCGGACTGGTTGCCGGTGCCGCCATCCTCGTGCTCGAGGTCGGCTGGCGGGCGTCCCGCATCATTGGTTGGCGGAGGGATCCAGTCCCGGACGACTAG
- a CDS encoding VIT1/CCC1 transporter family protein yields the protein MRAAVLGADDGIVSTASILIGVAAASASRSSIIVAGLAALVGGALSMAAGEYVSVSSQRDTERADIARERRELARTPELELEELTEIYLQRGLDEALAREVATKLTAEDPLGAHLRDELGIHHAGRARPWQAAFVSAGSFAVGASLPLGGAAAAPSDGRIEVVAGVALALLALTGAVGGRLGGAPMGRAAARVLAGGGLAMGAAALIGDLVGTTI from the coding sequence TTGCGCGCGGCGGTCCTCGGCGCGGACGACGGCATCGTCTCGACTGCCAGCATCTTGATCGGGGTCGCCGCAGCCTCGGCATCACGCAGCTCGATCATCGTGGCCGGCCTTGCCGCGCTCGTGGGCGGCGCTCTGTCGATGGCCGCGGGTGAGTACGTATCCGTCAGCTCTCAACGCGACACGGAACGGGCCGACATCGCACGCGAGCGTCGTGAGCTTGCTCGCACCCCCGAACTCGAGCTCGAGGAGCTCACCGAGATCTATCTCCAACGCGGGCTCGACGAGGCCCTCGCTCGAGAGGTTGCCACGAAGCTGACCGCGGAAGATCCGCTCGGCGCGCATCTGCGTGATGAGCTGGGCATACACCACGCGGGGCGAGCGCGCCCGTGGCAGGCCGCGTTCGTGTCGGCTGGGAGCTTCGCGGTCGGCGCGTCGTTGCCGCTCGGGGGCGCGGCCGCCGCACCGTCCGACGGACGGATCGAAGTGGTCGCCGGCGTCGCGCTGGCCCTGCTCGCGCTCACCGGCGCGGTCGGTGGTCGGCTGGGCGGTGCGCCGATGGGTCGCGCGGCAGCTCGCGTGCTCGCGGGCGGCGGTCTGGCGATGGGCGCGGCGGCGCTCATCGGGGACCTCGTCGGTACGACCATCTAG